In a genomic window of Gemmatimonadetes bacterium T265:
- a CDS encoding beta-xylanase: MRATRVPRLPRVRGALAGFAGLIGLAGPSRGAAQPAGPPQPDLAQPPQVIRLWPGRAPGALGDEDRDTPTLTLYRPFGRPYTTAGGATAGTAVIVAPGGGYAALAENHEGRQVANWFNALGVTALVLRYRLGPRYHHPVELGDVQRALRLVRARAGEFGVRADRVGVMGFSAGGHLAATAATRFDDGDPRAPDPVDRASSRPDFLVLAYPVVSFTAPYTHQGSATNLLGADAPAALRAELSAEQHVTARTPPTFLFTTNADDVVPAENSVAFYLALRRAGVPAELHVFEPGSHGAGLALADPVLGVWPALLATWLRTRGLLTRPH; encoded by the coding sequence GTGCGGGCGACACGCGTGCCACGTCTGCCGCGCGTGCGCGGCGCGCTCGCGGGGTTCGCGGGGCTGATCGGCCTCGCGGGACCGTCGCGCGGCGCGGCCCAGCCCGCGGGCCCGCCGCAGCCCGACCTCGCCCAGCCGCCGCAGGTGATCCGCCTCTGGCCGGGGCGCGCGCCGGGCGCGCTCGGCGACGAGGACCGCGACACGCCGACCCTCACCCTCTACCGGCCGTTCGGCCGGCCGTACACGACCGCCGGCGGGGCGACCGCGGGGACCGCCGTGATCGTCGCCCCCGGCGGGGGCTACGCCGCGCTCGCGGAGAACCACGAGGGGCGCCAGGTCGCGAACTGGTTCAACGCGTTAGGCGTGACGGCGTTGGTGCTGCGTTACCGGCTCGGCCCGCGCTACCACCACCCGGTCGAACTCGGCGACGTGCAGCGCGCGCTCCGCCTCGTGCGCGCCCGCGCCGGCGAGTTCGGCGTCCGCGCGGACCGCGTCGGCGTGATGGGCTTCTCGGCCGGCGGGCACCTCGCCGCGACGGCGGCCACGCGCTTCGACGACGGCGACCCGCGCGCGCCCGACCCGGTCGACCGCGCGTCCAGCCGCCCGGACTTCCTCGTCCTCGCCTACCCGGTCGTCTCCTTCACCGCGCCCTACACCCACCAGGGCTCCGCGACCAACCTGCTCGGTGCCGACGCGCCCGCCGCGCTCCGGGCGGAGCTGTCGGCCGAGCAGCACGTGACGGCCCGCACGCCGCCGACGTTCCTGTTCACGACGAACGCGGACGACGTCGTGCCGGCCGAGAACAGCGTCGCGTTCTACCTCGCGCTGCGCCGCGCCGGCGTCCCCGCGGAGCTGCACGTCTTCGAGCCCGGGTCACACGGGGCTGGGCTCGCGCTCGCCGACCCCGTGCTCGGCGTCTGGCCCGCGCTGCTCGCGACCTGGCTGCGGACGCGCGGACTGCTCACGCGGCCGCACTGA
- a CDS encoding hydrolase produces the protein MLAALLAATPAALAMATTCGAAQPPGGAGAEVAAAPYPRPAGAYAVDSVRTTLVPMRDGVRLATDVYRPAGVAGPLPTVLMRLPYNKAAYRGATGPAAFFASHGYAVVLQDVRGKFASEGAFRVYAGDRTDWADTFDWVAAQPWSSGRIGTYGCSYLGEEQILAAPLRHPHHVAAIAQAAGGNLGRVGRHRSFWGSVEGGAFALSINFGWMPVFASVDRGARPAPHVDLPTFLRTLPVLDMTERAGSPSWDWRNFLTRAPDDPWWDRQGYLTSRDRVGVATLHVSSWFDLADQALTEAALFRANGVNDRARTGQYVIISPTTHCASEAASGDTRVGDLPVGDARLHYWETYLAWFDRWLRGTVHALDALPRVQYYTIGRNAWRAADRWPVPGMRATAFYLRSGGGANTRTGDGRLSLAPSTRAGRAAEPPDTFTYDPADPVPSRGGAICCTGNPKDQPGSYDNADLEQRADVLVYTGDVLREGLELTGPMRAEVYVSSDAPDTDVTVKLLDVFPDGRAMNIQEGITRARWRGGFARPRPMRPGVVYRVPVGLHATSWYLPPGHRLRAEVSSSSFPRFDRNLNTGGRNYDETAGRVAHTAVHHAGAYASRVVLPVVR, from the coding sequence GTGCTCGCGGCGCTGCTCGCCGCGACGCCCGCGGCACTGGCGATGGCGACGACGTGTGGGGCGGCGCAGCCGCCCGGCGGGGCCGGCGCAGAGGTGGCCGCCGCCCCGTACCCGCGCCCGGCGGGCGCGTACGCGGTCGACAGCGTGCGCACGACGCTGGTCCCGATGCGCGACGGCGTCCGGCTCGCGACCGACGTCTACCGACCGGCCGGCGTGGCGGGGCCGCTGCCGACGGTCCTCATGCGGCTGCCGTACAACAAGGCGGCCTACCGTGGGGCGACGGGACCCGCGGCGTTCTTCGCCTCGCACGGCTACGCCGTCGTGCTGCAGGACGTGCGCGGCAAGTTCGCCTCGGAAGGCGCCTTCCGCGTCTACGCCGGCGACCGGACCGACTGGGCCGACACCTTCGACTGGGTGGCCGCGCAGCCCTGGTCCTCGGGCCGCATCGGCACGTACGGCTGCTCGTACCTCGGCGAGGAGCAGATCCTCGCCGCGCCGCTCCGGCACCCGCACCACGTCGCCGCCATCGCGCAGGCCGCCGGGGGGAACCTCGGCCGCGTGGGGCGGCACCGGAGCTTCTGGGGCTCGGTCGAGGGCGGCGCCTTCGCGCTCTCGATCAACTTCGGCTGGATGCCGGTGTTCGCGTCGGTCGACCGGGGCGCGCGGCCGGCGCCGCACGTCGACCTCCCGACGTTCCTCCGCACGCTGCCGGTGCTCGACATGACCGAGCGCGCCGGCTCGCCGTCGTGGGACTGGCGCAACTTCCTCACGCGCGCGCCCGACGACCCCTGGTGGGACCGGCAGGGCTACCTGACGTCGCGCGACAGGGTGGGCGTTGCCACACTCCACGTCTCGTCCTGGTTCGACCTGGCCGACCAGGCGCTCACCGAGGCGGCGCTCTTCCGCGCCAACGGCGTGAACGACCGGGCGCGGACCGGGCAGTACGTAATCATCTCGCCGACGACGCACTGCGCCTCCGAGGCCGCGTCGGGCGACACGCGGGTCGGCGACCTGCCGGTCGGCGACGCGCGGCTGCACTACTGGGAGACGTACCTCGCGTGGTTCGACCGGTGGCTGCGCGGCACCGTGCACGCGCTCGATGCGCTGCCGCGCGTGCAGTACTACACCATCGGCCGGAACGCCTGGCGCGCGGCCGACCGCTGGCCCGTGCCGGGCATGCGCGCGACGGCGTTCTACCTCCGGAGCGGCGGCGGGGCGAACACCCGGACCGGGGACGGCCGCCTGAGCCTCGCCCCGTCGACCCGGGCGGGCCGCGCGGCGGAGCCCCCCGACACGTTCACCTACGATCCGGCCGACCCCGTCCCGTCGCGCGGCGGCGCAATCTGCTGCACCGGCAACCCCAAGGACCAGCCGGGCTCGTACGACAACGCGGACCTCGAGCAGCGCGCCGACGTGCTGGTCTACACCGGCGACGTGCTCCGCGAGGGGCTGGAGCTGACCGGCCCGATGCGCGCCGAGGTGTACGTGAGCTCCGACGCGCCGGACACGGACGTCACGGTGAAGCTGCTCGACGTGTTCCCGGACGGCCGGGCGATGAACATCCAGGAGGGGATCACGCGCGCGCGGTGGCGGGGCGGCTTCGCCCGGCCGCGGCCGATGCGGCCCGGCGTGGTCTACCGGGTGCCGGTCGGCCTGCACGCCACGTCGTGGTACCTGCCGCCGGGGCACCGGCTCCGGGCCGAGGTCTCGAGCTCCAGCTTCCCGCGCTTCGACCGCAACCTGAACACGGGCGGGCGGAACTACGACGAGACGGCCGGGCGGGTGGCGCACACGGCCGTACACCACGCGGGGGCGTACGCGTCGCGCGTCGTGCTGCCGGTGGTCCGGTAA
- a CDS encoding beta-glucosidase: MRAALALVATATAHATARAQPAADRPVYRDSARPVEARVRDLLGRMTLDEKVAQLRCVWNEKRRLLGPGGRFAPESAAARIPLGVGRVERPSEGRDAAGEARFVNDVQRFLVERTRLGVPALMHEEALHGLMARDATSFPQAIALASAWDPALQERVFAAIAAEARARGAHQVLAPVVDVARDPRWGRIEETYGEDPYLVARLGVAAVRGLQGRGAGGALGPDRVLATLKHLTGHGQPESGENTAPAPYGDRVLREVFLPPFEAAVEAAGAASVMPSYNEFDGVPMHANARVLQGILRGEWGFRGTVVSDWGALNDLVSLHHVAADSAEAAREAILAGVDADLPDRSTYGALADLVRAGRVPAALVDSAVARTLRHKFLLGLFEHPYVDTALAARSVGDPAHRALAEEAARKVIVLLKNVPVTRGPARGGAPLLPLDRARLRTIAVVGPNAAEAFLGGYSDAPLRSVNVLDGIRRKAGAGVRVLYAEGVRITEPVRDAAHPARGGSNSAARWNADAVRLADPQENAARIREAAAIVRQSDVAVLVVGDNEQTSREAWSRTHLGDRTGLDLVGEQNALVRAVLATGIPTVVVLVHGRPLSINYVADSVPAVLDAWYPGQEGGTAVADVLFGDANPGGKLPVSIARSVGHLPAFYNYKPSARRGYLFDRTDALFPFGHGLSYTTFRVGAPQVASTASAERVAAGDSVPVRVDVTNTGARAGDEVVQLYLRQAVSSVTRPVMELAGFERVTLRPGETRAVTFRLAPRAFALWDAGMRHVVEPGAFDVMAGSSSASVRTARLTLSGDRAYPVAR; the protein is encoded by the coding sequence ATGCGCGCGGCCCTCGCGCTCGTCGCGACGGCCACCGCGCACGCGACGGCGCGCGCGCAGCCCGCCGCCGACCGCCCCGTCTACCGCGACTCCGCGCGCCCCGTCGAGGCGCGAGTGCGCGACCTGCTCGGCCGCATGACGCTCGACGAGAAGGTCGCGCAGCTGCGCTGCGTCTGGAACGAGAAGCGCCGCCTGCTCGGCCCGGGCGGCCGGTTCGCGCCGGAGAGCGCGGCGGCCCGGATCCCGTTAGGCGTCGGCCGCGTCGAGCGGCCGAGCGAGGGGCGGGACGCGGCGGGGGAGGCGCGGTTCGTCAACGACGTGCAGCGCTTCCTCGTCGAGCGCACGCGGCTCGGCGTCCCCGCGCTGATGCACGAGGAGGCCCTGCACGGCCTCATGGCGCGCGACGCGACGAGCTTCCCGCAGGCGATCGCGCTCGCGAGCGCGTGGGACCCCGCGCTGCAGGAGCGCGTCTTCGCGGCGATCGCGGCCGAGGCGCGGGCGCGCGGCGCGCACCAGGTGCTCGCCCCGGTGGTGGACGTCGCGCGCGACCCGCGCTGGGGGCGCATCGAGGAGACGTACGGCGAGGACCCGTACCTCGTCGCCCGGCTCGGCGTGGCCGCGGTGCGCGGGCTGCAGGGGCGCGGCGCGGGCGGTGCATTAGGCCCGGACCGCGTACTCGCCACGCTCAAGCACCTCACCGGGCACGGGCAGCCCGAGTCGGGAGAGAACACCGCGCCCGCGCCCTACGGCGACCGCGTGCTGCGCGAGGTATTCCTGCCGCCGTTCGAAGCCGCGGTCGAGGCGGCCGGCGCGGCGAGCGTGATGCCGTCCTACAACGAGTTCGACGGCGTGCCGATGCACGCCAACGCGCGCGTGCTGCAGGGGATCCTGCGCGGGGAGTGGGGGTTCCGCGGGACGGTCGTTTCCGACTGGGGCGCGCTCAACGACCTCGTCTCGCTGCACCACGTCGCGGCCGACTCGGCGGAGGCCGCGCGCGAGGCGATCCTCGCGGGCGTGGACGCCGACCTCCCCGACCGGAGCACGTACGGCGCGCTCGCGGACCTCGTGCGCGCGGGGCGCGTGCCCGCGGCGCTCGTCGACTCCGCCGTCGCGCGCACCCTCCGGCACAAGTTCCTGTTAGGTCTGTTCGAGCACCCGTACGTCGACACGGCGCTCGCCGCGCGCTCGGTCGGCGACCCCGCGCACCGCGCCCTCGCGGAGGAGGCGGCGCGGAAGGTGATCGTGCTGCTCAAGAACGTGCCCGTCACACGCGGGCCCGCCCGCGGCGGCGCGCCCCTCCTCCCGCTCGACCGCGCGCGGCTGCGCACCATCGCCGTCGTCGGGCCGAACGCGGCCGAGGCGTTCCTCGGCGGCTACAGCGACGCCCCGCTCCGCTCGGTGAACGTGCTCGACGGGATCCGGCGCAAGGCCGGCGCGGGCGTGCGCGTGCTCTACGCCGAGGGCGTGCGGATCACCGAGCCCGTGCGCGACGCCGCGCACCCGGCGCGGGGCGGCAGCAATTCGGCCGCGCGCTGGAACGCCGACGCGGTGCGGCTCGCGGACCCGCAGGAGAACGCGGCCCGCATCCGCGAGGCGGCCGCGATCGTTAGGCAGAGCGACGTCGCGGTCCTCGTCGTCGGCGACAACGAGCAGACCTCGCGCGAGGCGTGGAGCCGCACGCACCTCGGCGACCGCACGGGCCTCGACCTCGTCGGCGAGCAGAACGCGCTCGTGCGCGCGGTGCTCGCCACCGGCATACCGACCGTCGTCGTGCTCGTCCACGGGCGCCCGCTCTCGATCAACTACGTCGCGGACAGCGTGCCGGCCGTCCTCGACGCGTGGTACCCCGGGCAGGAGGGCGGGACGGCCGTGGCCGACGTGCTCTTCGGCGACGCGAACCCGGGCGGCAAGCTCCCCGTCTCGATCGCGCGCTCGGTCGGGCACCTGCCGGCGTTCTACAACTACAAGCCGTCGGCGCGCCGCGGCTACCTGTTCGACCGCACCGACGCGCTCTTCCCGTTCGGGCACGGGCTGAGCTACACGACGTTCCGCGTCGGCGCGCCGCAGGTCGCGTCGACCGCGTCGGCCGAGCGGGTCGCGGCCGGCGACTCGGTGCCGGTGCGTGTGGACGTGACCAACACCGGCGCGCGCGCGGGCGACGAGGTCGTGCAGCTCTACTTACGCCAGGCGGTGAGCTCGGTGACGCGCCCGGTGATGGAGCTGGCGGGCTTCGAGCGCGTCACGCTCCGCCCGGGCGAGACGCGCGCCGTGACCTTCCGGCTCGCGCCGCGCGCCTTCGCGCTCTGGGACGCGGGGATGCGGCACGTCGTCGAGCCGGGCGCGTTCGACGTGATGGCGGGGTCGAGCTCCGCGTCGGTCCGGACGGCGCGCCTCACGCTGTCGGGCGACCGCGCGTACCCCGTCGCGCGCTAA
- a CDS encoding aldo/keto reductase, with translation MPLTEFRTLGRSGLVVSPLALGTMTFGAPRWGSPDDVSKAVFDAYVDAGGNFVDTADVYAKGRSEELLGGYVADRGLRDQVVLATKFAFNAAPPNPNAGGNGRKNIRRALEGSLRRLRTGYVDLYWLHAWDVVTPADEVLHSLGDLVRAGLVRYFGLSDVPAWYAAKMATLAAAHGVPGPIALQLEYSLVERSIEREHVPAAFDLGLGVVPWSPLAGGFLAGKYARAPTESAEGASGEGRLSGSNPFGNTKFTDRNWRVLDVLRDVAAAAGRAPAQVALAWASSRPGVAAPIIGASRVEQLHDNLASLDVQLTPEQLRTLDEATAPEPTFPYPIFAPAVNRMIFGGARVTGWR, from the coding sequence ATGCCGCTCACCGAGTTCCGCACCCTCGGCCGCTCCGGCCTCGTCGTCAGCCCGCTCGCCCTCGGCACGATGACCTTCGGCGCGCCGCGTTGGGGGTCGCCGGACGACGTGTCCAAGGCCGTCTTCGACGCCTACGTCGACGCGGGCGGCAACTTCGTCGACACCGCCGACGTGTACGCGAAGGGGCGCAGCGAGGAGCTGTTAGGCGGCTACGTCGCCGACCGCGGCCTGCGCGACCAGGTCGTGCTGGCGACCAAGTTCGCCTTCAACGCCGCCCCGCCCAACCCGAACGCGGGCGGCAACGGCCGCAAGAACATCCGCCGCGCGCTCGAGGGCTCGCTGCGCCGGCTGCGCACCGGCTACGTCGACCTGTACTGGCTACACGCGTGGGACGTGGTCACGCCCGCGGACGAAGTACTTCATTCGTTAGGCGACCTCGTCCGCGCCGGCCTCGTGCGCTACTTCGGCCTCTCGGACGTGCCCGCGTGGTACGCCGCCAAGATGGCGACGCTCGCGGCGGCGCACGGCGTGCCCGGCCCGATCGCGCTGCAGCTCGAGTACTCGCTCGTCGAGCGCAGCATCGAGCGCGAGCACGTCCCCGCCGCGTTCGACCTCGGGCTCGGCGTCGTGCCGTGGAGCCCGCTCGCGGGCGGCTTCCTCGCCGGGAAGTACGCGCGCGCGCCGACGGAGTCCGCAGAGGGCGCGAGCGGGGAGGGCCGGCTGAGCGGCAGCAACCCGTTCGGCAACACGAAGTTCACCGACCGCAACTGGCGCGTGCTGGACGTGCTGCGGGACGTCGCCGCCGCGGCCGGACGCGCGCCGGCGCAGGTCGCGCTCGCCTGGGCGTCCTCGCGGCCGGGCGTCGCCGCGCCAATCATCGGCGCGAGCCGGGTCGAGCAGCTGCACGACAACCTCGCCTCACTCGACGTCCAGCTCACACCCGAACAGCTTCGCACGCTCGACGAGGCGACCGCGCCCGAGCCGACCTTCCCCTACCCCATCTTCGCGCCGGCGGTGAACCGTATGATCTTCGGCGGGGCGCGCGTGACCGGCTGGCGGTGA
- a CDS encoding aldo/keto reductase, with the protein MRYNRLGATGLFVSELCFGTMTFGGDGAYNIVGTVQQADADALLARAVEAGVNFLDTADTYSGGNSERITGQALKNLGIKRDEIVVATKVFGETGAGPNQRGSSRGHILDAARASLDRLQLDHIDLYQLHGFDPATPIEETLGALDDLVREGLVRYIGVSNWAAWQIAKAVGISAHRGLAKFASLQAYYTIAGRDLEREIVPMLASEGIGLLVWSPLAGGLLSGKYGREQQDVEGSRRTAFAFPPVAMDRAYDVIDALRAMAEQKQSTVAQLALAWLLHQPRVTSVILGAKRVDQLDDNLGAVDVSFTDDELRTLDAVSRLPAEYPGWMLEMWSQARATQLANARG; encoded by the coding sequence ATGCGCTACAACAGGTTGGGCGCCACGGGACTGTTCGTGTCCGAGCTGTGCTTCGGCACGATGACATTCGGCGGGGACGGCGCGTACAACATCGTCGGCACCGTGCAGCAGGCCGACGCCGACGCCCTGCTCGCGCGCGCGGTCGAGGCGGGCGTCAACTTCCTCGACACGGCCGACACGTACTCCGGCGGCAACTCGGAGCGGATCACCGGCCAGGCGCTGAAGAATCTCGGGATCAAGCGCGACGAAATCGTCGTCGCCACGAAGGTGTTCGGCGAGACCGGCGCGGGGCCGAACCAGCGCGGTTCGTCGCGCGGCCACATCCTCGACGCCGCGCGGGCGAGCCTCGACCGCCTGCAGCTGGACCACATCGACCTGTACCAGCTCCACGGCTTCGACCCGGCCACGCCGATCGAGGAAACCCTCGGCGCGCTCGACGATCTCGTGCGCGAGGGGCTCGTCCGCTACATCGGCGTCTCCAACTGGGCGGCGTGGCAGATCGCGAAGGCGGTCGGCATCTCCGCGCACCGCGGCCTCGCGAAGTTCGCCTCGCTCCAGGCCTACTACACGATCGCGGGGCGCGACCTCGAACGCGAGATCGTCCCGATGCTCGCGAGCGAGGGGATCGGCCTGCTCGTCTGGAGCCCGCTCGCGGGCGGGCTGCTGAGCGGCAAGTACGGGCGCGAACAGCAGGACGTGGAAGGCAGCCGCCGCACCGCCTTCGCCTTCCCGCCGGTCGCGATGGACCGCGCCTACGACGTCATCGACGCGCTGCGCGCGATGGCCGAGCAGAAGCAGTCGACCGTCGCGCAGCTCGCGCTCGCGTGGCTCCTGCACCAGCCGCGCGTGACGAGCGTCATCCTCGGCGCGAAGCGCGTCGACCAGCTGGACGACAACCTCGGCGCGGTCGACGTCAGCTTCACCGACGACGAGCTGCGCACGCTCGACGCGGTGAGCCGGCTCCCCGCCGAGTATCCCGGGTGGATGCTGGAGATGTGGAGCCAGGCGCGCGCGACGCAGCTGGCGAACGCGCGGGGCTGA
- a CDS encoding AraC family transcriptional regulator, whose translation MGRIGELAALVAELRDGEGPGETAIPGLYLSRYTATSAPRHTVDRAVLCVVAQGAKCVLVNDARYVYDPETYLVLSLDLPLLGQIVEATPERPCLGVAVELDFAEIGALIVEAELPPSDPRSERGVFKSPLDAELLDAVIRYVGLLRRPAEIAVLAPLVRREIFYRLLLGEQSGLLRRMRAGSGQVQRIAAGLEWLKRNATRPIRMEELAREVNMSPSTMHAWFKAVTHMSPLQFQKQLRLQEARRILMSEPADAATASQRVGYESPSQFSREYRRLFGVPPLRDVGRLRAG comes from the coding sequence ATGGGACGGATCGGAGAGCTCGCGGCACTCGTCGCCGAGCTGCGCGACGGCGAGGGCCCCGGCGAGACGGCGATCCCGGGGTTGTACCTGTCGCGGTACACCGCGACCAGCGCGCCGCGGCACACCGTCGACCGCGCCGTCCTGTGCGTCGTCGCGCAGGGCGCGAAGTGCGTGCTGGTGAACGACGCGCGCTACGTCTACGACCCCGAGACGTACCTCGTCCTCTCGCTCGACCTCCCGCTCCTCGGCCAGATCGTCGAGGCGACGCCGGAGCGGCCGTGCCTCGGCGTCGCGGTCGAGCTGGACTTCGCCGAGATCGGCGCGCTGATCGTCGAGGCCGAGCTGCCGCCGTCGGACCCGCGCTCCGAGCGGGGCGTGTTCAAGAGTCCGCTCGACGCGGAGCTGTTGGACGCGGTGATCCGGTACGTGGGCCTGCTCAGGCGGCCGGCCGAGATCGCGGTGCTCGCGCCGCTCGTCCGCCGCGAGATCTTCTACCGCCTGCTGCTCGGCGAGCAGAGCGGGCTGCTGCGCCGGATGCGGGCGGGCAGCGGTCAGGTGCAACGCATCGCCGCCGGGCTGGAGTGGCTGAAGCGGAACGCGACGCGCCCGATCCGCATGGAGGAGCTCGCGCGCGAGGTGAACATGAGCCCGTCGACGATGCACGCCTGGTTCAAGGCCGTGACGCACATGAGTCCCCTGCAGTTCCAGAAGCAGCTGCGGCTGCAGGAGGCGCGGCGCATCCTGATGTCGGAGCCGGCGGACGCGGCGACGGCGAGCCAGCGCGTCGGCTACGAGAGTCCGTCACAGTTCAGTCGCGAGTACCGCCGGCTGTTCGGCGTCCCGCCGCTGCGCGACGTCGGGCGGCTGCGGGCCGGTTGA
- a CDS encoding endo-1,4-beta-xylanase produces MIPGSRRDFLKHVAVGVGCAAAGVLDPAAALGTPKSGGPGRGVGPMASKTYTNPVYGGSMPDPGVLRHSGVYYAFGTTGSERKADGRIFTLLRSADLVTWTELGGALTPPNADARYEYWAPEAVEHEGTFYLYYAMGGVEEEHFELRVATSRAPEGPYVDTGTPLLDCEHNRFTIDPHPFRDADGQWYLFYARNYPNTDGGALPGTGLAVDRLVGMTRLAGECRTVLRAHYPWTLYEAHRRMDVYGRTFDWHTIEGPWVERHGGRYYCFYSGSNYQTARYGVDYAVADHPMGPYTGQGREARVLHAVAGHVRGPGHHSVVEGPDGRDYIVYHAWNADLTVRQLCVDPLEWTPDGPRCAGPTWTPQPAPGA; encoded by the coding sequence ATGATCCCTGGCTCCCGGCGCGACTTCCTGAAGCACGTGGCCGTGGGCGTCGGCTGTGCGGCCGCCGGGGTGTTGGACCCGGCCGCCGCGCTCGGCACGCCGAAGTCCGGCGGTCCGGGGCGCGGCGTCGGCCCCATGGCGAGCAAGACCTACACGAACCCGGTCTACGGCGGGTCGATGCCCGACCCCGGCGTGCTGCGGCACTCAGGCGTCTACTACGCCTTCGGCACGACCGGGTCCGAGCGGAAGGCGGACGGCCGCATCTTCACCCTGCTCCGCTCGGCGGACCTCGTCACCTGGACGGAGCTCGGCGGCGCGCTCACGCCGCCTAACGCGGACGCGCGGTACGAGTACTGGGCGCCCGAGGCGGTCGAGCACGAGGGGACGTTCTACCTCTACTACGCGATGGGCGGCGTCGAGGAGGAGCACTTCGAGCTCCGCGTCGCGACGAGCCGCGCGCCCGAAGGGCCGTACGTCGACACCGGCACCCCGCTGCTCGACTGCGAGCACAACCGGTTCACGATCGACCCGCACCCGTTCCGCGACGCGGACGGACAGTGGTACCTGTTCTACGCCCGCAACTACCCGAACACCGACGGCGGCGCCCTGCCCGGCACGGGGCTCGCCGTGGACCGGCTCGTCGGGATGACGCGGCTCGCGGGGGAGTGTCGCACCGTGCTCCGCGCCCACTACCCGTGGACGCTCTACGAGGCGCACCGCCGCATGGACGTCTACGGGCGGACGTTCGACTGGCACACGATCGAAGGGCCGTGGGTCGAGCGACACGGCGGGCGGTACTACTGCTTCTACAGCGGGTCCAACTATCAAACCGCGCGCTACGGCGTGGACTACGCAGTGGCCGACCATCCGATGGGGCCGTACACCGGGCAGGGACGCGAGGCGCGCGTGCTGCACGCCGTGGCCGGGCACGTGCGCGGGCCGGGGCACCACTCGGTCGTCGAGGGGCCGGACGGGCGCGACTACATCGTCTACCACGCGTGGAACGCGGACCTGACCGTGCGGCAGCTGTGCGTCGATCCGCTGGAGTGGACGCCCGACGGGCCGCGGTGCGCGGGGCCGACATGGACGCCGCAGCCGGCGCCGGGGGCGTGA